From Thunnus albacares chromosome 22, fThuAlb1.1, whole genome shotgun sequence, the proteins below share one genomic window:
- the rps4x gene encoding 40S ribosomal protein S4, X isoform isoform X2: MARGPKKHLKRVAAPKHWMLDKLTGVFAPRPSTGPHKLRECLPLIIFLRNRLKYALTGDEVKKICMQRFIKIDGKVRTDVTYPAGFMDVISIEKTGEHFRLIYDVKGRFTVHRITAEEAKYKLCKVKKIIIGTKGIPHLVTHDARTIRYPDPLIKVNDTIRIDLDTGKITDFIKFDTGNLCMVTGGANLGRIGVITNRERHPGSFDVVHVKDSTGNSFATRLSNIFVIGKGNKPWVSLPRGKGIRLTIAEERDKRLAAKQGSS; this comes from the exons ATG GCAAGAGGACCGAAGAAGCACCTGAAGCGCGTCGCAGCGCCGAAGCACTGGATGCTTGACAAGCTCACCGGAGTTTTC gCTCCTCGTCCTTCCACCGGTCCCCACAAGCTGAGGGAGTGCCTGCCCCTCATCATCTTCCTGAGGAACCGCCTCAAGTACGCCCTGACCGGAGATGAGGTGAAGAAGATCTGCATGCAGAGGTTCATCAAGATTGACGGCAAGGTCCGCACCGACGTCACCTACCCTGCTGGATTCATGG ATGTGATCAGCATCGAGAAGACCGGCGAGCACTTCCGTCTGATCTACGACGTGAAGGGACGTTTCACCGTCCACCGCATCACCGCCGAGGAGGCCAAG TACAAGCTGTGCAAGGTGAAGAAGATCATCATCGGCACCAAGGGGATCCCCCACCTGGTGACCCACGACGCCCGCACCATCCGCTACCCCGACCCCCTCATCAAGGTCAACGACACGATCCGCATCGACCTGGACACCGGCAAGATCACAGACTTCATCAAGTTCGACACCG gTAACCTGTGCATGGTGACCGGAGGTGCTAACTTGGGGCGTATCGGTGTCATCACCAACAGGGAGCGTCACCCTGGCTCCTTCGACGTGGTCCACGTCAAGGACAGCACAGGCAACAGCTTCGCTACCAGGCTCTCCAACATCTTCGTCATCGGCAAG GGTAACAAGCCGTGGGTGTCCCTGCCCAGAGGAAAGGGAATCCGTCTGACCATCGCCGAGGAGAGAGACAAGAGGCTGGCCGCCAAGCAGGGCAGCAGCTAA